From the Phycisphaeraceae bacterium genome, one window contains:
- a CDS encoding DUF3427 domain-containing protein yields MTQPDSSGLPPGLYDQLLTVALRERLDRVGGLRPEDASEVDADEAHAAIAQHLEHLLALSLSTLRGKEAAEKQRRLVDRLIATLREELGDDWGERFRLDSPLRRLLAVHASDHPGSLKRPDTPLARSALLTGTRVDPSLASQLAAEFAATDRVDILCSFIKWSGLRLLLESLRSLTATPHPEGLPRLRIISTSYMGATDPRAIEALAALDHTEIKVSYDTERTRLHAKAYLVHRATGFGSAYVGSANLSRAALSEGLEWTSKISQYELPHLWQKVTATFESYWNDAEFEAYAADAPDRLRQAIHREKQRGVVSMGEMPAFDLRPYPFQEEILDALAAERRVQDKHRHLVVAATGTGKTMIAGFDYHRWAAGSRPSLLFIAHREEILRQALGTFRGILRDQNFGDLLVGGERPEQHDHLFCSIQSYNSRGLHQLPPDRYDYVVIDEFHHAAAPSYQRLLERIRPRVLLGLTATPERADGLDVLRHFGGEATAEVRLPDAIERRLLCPFHYFGVADSVDLQGIRWQRGGYSVEDLDQLYTGNDVRAGLVLEKVHQTLLDPRASRGLGFCVSIAHAGFMARFFNQHGVPAMSLSSESSDAERRSARDRLVRREINFIFVVDLYNEGVDIPEVDTVLFLRPTESLTLYLQQLGRGLRLHDEKECLTVLDFIGAQRREFRFASRFRALSTDPAGKLEHEIDSGFPHLPSGCFIQLERVAQQRVLENVRQSLNLRRPQMIRDLRDLGRHLGRPPGLREALDYLDTTLDEILKRGLWSRLLHEAGLVSEPNVRDEDQLAKGIRRLAHLDDPAQIRFLQSYLQSNATADPLGDLRRSLLHVTLWGPGGTGMSLDEADQRLQEQPGVVSDLEAVLDYRLRHTQAVGGPLDAVLTGPLALHARYTRDEILVGLGHWTQTRRPDFREGVLHLPEKRVDAFFVTLQKTEDAYSPTTMYEDYAISDRLFHWQSQSTTSAESKTGQRYLRHRELGYTPLLFVRERKHGPGGLAMPYVFLGPAGYVSHEGSRPVSIVWRLEHAMPQRVSRVAKSSVA; encoded by the coding sequence GTGACTCAACCCGACTCCTCTGGGCTGCCCCCCGGTCTGTACGACCAGCTCCTGACGGTCGCCCTGCGCGAGCGGCTCGACCGAGTCGGCGGGCTTCGGCCCGAGGACGCGTCGGAGGTTGATGCCGACGAGGCCCATGCGGCGATCGCTCAGCATCTCGAGCACCTGCTGGCCCTGTCGCTCTCGACCCTGCGGGGCAAGGAGGCTGCGGAGAAGCAGCGGCGGCTGGTGGATCGGCTGATCGCGACGCTCCGAGAAGAGCTGGGTGATGACTGGGGCGAGCGTTTCAGGCTCGACAGCCCGCTGCGGCGGCTGCTGGCGGTGCACGCGTCGGATCATCCCGGCTCCCTGAAGCGGCCCGACACCCCGCTGGCGCGCTCGGCGCTGCTCACCGGCACGCGGGTCGATCCCTCGCTCGCCTCGCAGCTGGCCGCGGAGTTCGCCGCCACGGATCGGGTGGACATCCTCTGCTCGTTCATCAAGTGGAGCGGCCTGCGGCTGCTGCTCGAGAGCCTGAGGAGCCTCACGGCGACGCCTCACCCCGAGGGCCTGCCCCGGCTGCGGATCATCTCGACCAGTTACATGGGCGCGACCGACCCCAGGGCGATCGAGGCCCTGGCCGCGCTCGATCACACCGAGATCAAGGTCTCCTACGACACCGAGCGGACCCGCCTGCACGCCAAGGCGTACCTGGTGCACCGGGCCACGGGGTTCGGCAGCGCTTATGTCGGCTCGGCGAACCTCTCCCGGGCCGCGCTGTCCGAGGGTCTGGAGTGGACCAGCAAGATCAGCCAGTACGAGCTGCCGCATCTCTGGCAGAAGGTCACCGCCACGTTCGAGAGCTACTGGAATGACGCTGAGTTCGAGGCTTATGCCGCGGATGCCCCGGATCGACTGCGTCAGGCCATCCATCGCGAGAAGCAGCGGGGCGTGGTGTCGATGGGCGAGATGCCGGCGTTCGACCTGCGACCTTACCCGTTCCAGGAAGAGATCCTTGATGCCCTTGCCGCCGAGCGGCGGGTCCAGGACAAGCACCGACATCTGGTGGTCGCGGCGACCGGCACCGGCAAGACGATGATCGCGGGCTTCGACTACCACCGATGGGCCGCGGGCTCGCGTCCTTCGCTGCTGTTTATCGCCCACCGCGAGGAGATCCTGCGGCAGGCTCTCGGCACCTTCCGGGGAATCCTGCGGGACCAGAACTTCGGGGACCTGCTGGTGGGCGGCGAACGCCCCGAACAGCACGACCACCTGTTCTGCTCGATCCAGAGCTACAACAGCCGGGGGCTGCACCAGTTGCCTCCTGATCGCTACGACTACGTCGTCATCGACGAGTTCCATCACGCCGCGGCCCCGAGCTACCAGCGGCTGCTCGAGCGGATCCGGCCCAGGGTGCTGCTTGGGCTAACCGCTACCCCCGAGCGGGCCGATGGGCTGGACGTGCTGCGGCACTTTGGCGGCGAGGCGACCGCCGAGGTGAGGCTGCCCGACGCCATCGAACGCCGGCTGCTCTGCCCGTTCCACTACTTCGGCGTCGCCGACAGTGTGGATCTTCAGGGCATCCGCTGGCAACGCGGCGGCTACAGCGTCGAGGATCTGGATCAGCTGTACACCGGCAACGACGTCCGTGCGGGCCTGGTGCTGGAGAAGGTGCACCAGACCCTGCTGGATCCGCGAGCGTCGCGGGGTCTGGGCTTCTGCGTCTCGATCGCCCATGCGGGCTTCATGGCGCGGTTCTTCAACCAGCACGGCGTGCCCGCGATGAGCCTGTCGTCCGAGAGCTCGGACGCGGAGCGACGCTCGGCCCGTGACCGGCTGGTCCGCAGGGAGATCAACTTCATCTTCGTGGTTGACCTCTACAACGAGGGCGTCGACATCCCCGAGGTGGACACGGTGCTGTTCTTGCGGCCGACCGAGAGCCTGACGCTCTACCTCCAGCAGCTGGGCCGGGGCCTGCGGCTGCACGATGAGAAAGAATGCCTGACGGTCCTGGACTTCATCGGGGCCCAGCGGCGTGAGTTCCGGTTCGCCTCACGGTTCCGGGCCCTGAGCACCGACCCCGCTGGGAAGCTCGAACACGAGATCGATAGCGGCTTCCCGCACCTGCCCTCGGGCTGCTTCATCCAGCTCGAGCGCGTCGCCCAGCAGCGGGTCCTGGAGAACGTGCGGCAGTCGCTGAACCTCCGCCGTCCTCAGATGATCCGCGACCTGCGCGACCTCGGCAGGCACCTCGGCCGGCCGCCGGGTCTCCGCGAGGCGCTCGATTACCTCGACACCACGCTGGATGAGATCCTCAAGCGCGGCCTCTGGAGCCGGCTGCTGCACGAGGCGGGGCTGGTCTCGGAGCCGAACGTCCGCGACGAGGACCAGCTGGCCAAGGGCATCCGGCGGCTGGCGCACCTCGACGATCCCGCCCAGATCCGGTTCCTTCAGAGTTATCTGCAGAGCAACGCCACGGCCGATCCGTTGGGAGATCTCAGGCGGTCGCTGCTCCACGTGACGCTCTGGGGCCCGGGCGGTACCGGCATGAGCCTCGACGAGGCGGATCAGCGGCTGCAGGAACAGCCCGGCGTCGTGAGCGACCTAGAAGCTGTGCTGGATTACCGGCTTCGCCACACCCAGGCCGTGGGCGGCCCGCTGGATGCAGTTCTGACCGGGCCGCTCGCGCTGCACGCGCGTTACACGCGGGACGAGATCCTGGTGGGGCTCGGTCACTGGACGCAGACCCGTCGGCCAGACTTCCGCGAAGGGGTCTTGCACCTTCCTGAGAAGCGGGTTGACGCGTTCTTCGTCACGCTGCAGAAGACCGAGGACGCCTATTCGCCGACGACCATGTACGAGGACTACGCGATCAGCGACCGCCTGTTCCACTGGCAGTCGCAGAGCACGACCTCGGCCGAATCGAAGACCGGCCAACGGTACCTCCGTCACCGGGAGTTGGGGTACACCCCCCTGCTGTTCGTGCGCGAGCGCAAGCACGGCCCGGGCGGACTCGCGATGCCTTACGTGTTCCTCGGGCCGGCGGGTTATGTCTCCCACGAGGGGAGCCGGCCGGTGAGCATCGTCTGGCGGCTGGAGCACGCGATGCCCCAGAGGGTCAGTCGGGTCGCCAAGAGCTCGGTGGCGTGA